One genomic region from Rosa rugosa chromosome 1, drRosRugo1.1, whole genome shotgun sequence encodes:
- the LOC133731350 gene encoding F-box/kelch-repeat protein At3g06240-like has translation MLDYVYSLNLNELLSYDDQDDDDLVPTELNSVFSELGAINVQGMFHCNGLLYFRLLGKSYLVNPATRESNKLPRAPRLQGEYGPFPNNLYGFGFDYSIDDYKVVNGQICWQNGDLVVQFSVCTLKAGSWRVIERQFPYSIPEYSQYPPRNFTGILLNGGLHWLMYKVGGDSLLSVCFLLEEEKVREIQLPVGCFYSIDNPLVELGVFRENKLFITTVRDNRGYSYGGIWVLMEYGVRESWTKATVVVPYCHSLRFCFWRKSHDLVVSDGDLLLYEL, from the coding sequence atgctagactACGTATACTCTTTGAATCTCAATGAGCTTCTCAGTTATGATgatcaagatgatgatgatttaGTACCCACCGAGCTCAATTCTGTTTTTAGTGAACTGGGAGCGATTAATGTTCAAGGGATGTTTCACTGCAATGGCTTGTTGTATTTCCGTTTACTTGGAAAAAGTTATTTGGTTAACCCGGCAACCAGGGAATCCAATAAACTTCCTAGGGCACCAAGACTGCAAGGGGAGTACGGCCCTTTTCCAAATAACTTATATGGGTTTGGATTTGACTACTCCATTGATGATTATAAGGTGGTTAATGGGCAGATCTGTTGGCAGAATGGTGATCTTGTAGTTCAATTTAGTGTCTGTACATTGAAAGCCGGTTCATGGCGGGTGATTGAGAGGCAATTTCCCTACAGTATACCTGAATATTCACAGTATCCGCCTAGAAATTTCACTGGCATTTTGCTGAATGGAGGTCTTCATTGGTTGATGTATAAAGTCGGAGGTGACTCATTACTCAGCGTATGTTTCCTTTTGGAAGAGGAGAAGGTCCGAGAGATTCAACTGCCAGTTGGGTGTTTCTATTCCATTGACAATCCGTTGGTGGAATTAGGGGTTTTTAGAGAAAATAAGCTATTTATAACAACAGTTCGTGACAATAGAGGATATTCTTATGGTGGGATTTGGGTTTTGATGGAATATGGAGTGAGGGAGTCTTGGACTAAAGCGACAGTGGTGGTGCCATATTGCCACTCATtacgtttttgtttttggaggaAATCTCATGATTTAGTGGTGAGTGATGGAGATTTATTGTTGTACgagttataa
- the LOC133725640 gene encoding exocyst complex component EXO84B-like, which produces MALTAKTARSRGTPVKENGVKLEEGLNVFKSDRFDAQGYVQSRCSLNEKELRQFCSNLFDLKKAAAEEMRRSVYANYSAFIQTSKEISDLEGQLSSIRNLLSTLATVNHDLAEGVKIDLSKSVEGSTENGSLTFEDREPSDLENWLAEFPDLLDVLLAERRVDEALAALEEGEHVASEAKQLKMLDPALLLSLQNAITERRQKLADQLAEAACQPSTRGGELRSSISALKKLGDGPRAHSLLLNAHYQRYQYNMQSLRPSSTSYGGAYTAALSQLVFSAIAQAATDSATIFENEPDYTSELVMWAIKQTEAFALLIKRHALASSAAAGGLRAAAECVQIALGHCSLLEARGLALCPVLLKLFRPSVEQALEANLKRIEESTAALAAADDWVLTTAPTATRQPGRPSSTSLGNTTAFQHKLTSSAHRFNLMVQDFFEDVGPLLSMQLGGQTLEGLFQVFNSYVNMLIKALPGSMDEEANYEGSGNKIVRMAGNEAQQMALLANASLLADELLPRAAMKLAPIIKVAFKDDLRRRSSDRQNRHPEQREWKKRLVSSVDRLKDSFCRQHALDLIFTEEGDSHLTADMYINLDGNVDEFEWFPSLIFQELFVKLNRMTSIAADMFVGRERFTTLLFMRLTETVILWLSEDQSFWDDIEDGPRPLGPLGLQQFYLDMKFVICFASQGRFLSRNLQRVINEIISKAMTAFSATGMDPYSELPEDEWFDDICHEAMERLSGKPKAINGDRDLNSPTASVSAQSISSVRSHGSS; this is translated from the exons ATGGCGTTAACGGCGAAGACGGCTCGGTCGAGAGGCACGCCGGTGAAGGAGAACGGCGTCAAGCTTGAGGAAGGCCTTAATGTGTTCAAGTCTGATAGGTTCGATGCTCAGGGCTACGTCCAGTCGCGCTGCTCCCTCAACGAGAAG GAGTTGAGACAGTTCTGCTCAAATCTCTTTGATTTAAAGAAGGCAGCTGCGGAGGAAATGCGTAGAAGTGTCTATGCTAATTATTCGGCATTCATACA AACTTCAAAAGAGATATCAGATTTGGAGGGGCAGCTTTCCTCTATCAGAAATCTGCTATCTACTCTTGCTACTGTAAATCATGATCTAGCTGAGGGGGTAAAGATTGATTTATCTAAATCAGTGGAAGGGTCTACTGAAAATGGTTCATTAACTTTTGAAGATAGAGAGCCTTCAGACTTGGAGAATTGGTTGGCAGAATTTCCTGATCTCTTGGATGTTTTGTTAGCTGAGAGGAGAGTGGATGAAGCTTTAGCTGCCCTGGAGGAAGGTGAACATGTGGCTTCTGAAGCAAAACAACTAAAGATGTTGGATCCAGCTCTACTCTTGTCTCTACAGAATGCTATTACTGAACGCAGGCAAAAGTTAGCTGATCAGCTTGCTGAGGCTGCTTGCCAGCCTTCGACTCGTGGTGGTGAACTCCGTTCATCTATATCTGCACTTAAGAAACTTGGGGATGGCCCTCGTGCACACAGTCTTCTTCTGAATGCACATTACCAGAGATATCAGTATAATATGCAAAGCCTTCGTCCATCAAGCACTTCATATGGAGGAGCATATACTGCTGCTCTCTCACAGTTAGTGTTCTCAGCTATTGCTCAAGCTGCCACTGATTCTGCCACTATATTTGAGAATGAACCAGATTATACTTCTGAGCTTGTTATGTGGGCCATAAAGCAAACCGAGGCTTTCGCTCTTCTCATTAAAAGACATGCGTTAGCTTCATCAGCAGCTGCTGGAGGCTTAAGAGCTGCTGCAGAGTGTGTTCAAATTGCATTAGGTCACTGTTCCTTGTTAGAAGCTCGTGGCTTGGCCCTTTGTCCTGTGCTTTTGAAACTTTTTAGGCCTAGTGTTGAGCAAGCATTAGAGGCTAACTTAAAACGAATTGAAGAAAGTACTGCTGCCTTAGCTGCTGCTGATGACTGGGTACTTACGACTGCTCCAACAGCGACACGTCAACCTGGCAGGCCTTCAAGTACATCCCTTGGTAATACAACAGCATTTCAACATAAACTTACAAGTAGTGCCCATCGGTTCAATTTGATGGTCCAG GATTTCTTTGAGGATGTTGGACCGTTGTTGAGTATGCAGTTGGGAGGTCAAACACTGGAAGGTTTGTTCCAAGTGTTTAACTCATACGTGAACATGCTTATAAAAGCATTACCAGGTTCAATGGATGAAGAAGCAAACTATGAAGGATCTGGGAATAAAATTGTTCGCATGGCTGGGAATGAAGCCCAACAGATGGCATTGCTGGCAAATGCATCATTATTAGCAGATGAACTACTTCCACGTGCAGCCATGAAGTTGGCTCCAATAATTAAGGTTGCATTCAAGGACGATCTTCGTAGAAGATCATCAGATAGGCAAAATCGCCATCCTGAGCAAAGAGAATGGAAGAAACGGCTTGTCAGCTCGGTTGATAGACTAAAAGATAGTTTTTGTCGTCAGCATGCTCTAGATCTCATTTTTACAGAGGAGGGTGATAGTCATCTTACTGCTGATATGTACATAAACCTGGATGGGAATGTGGATGAATTTGAGTGGTTTCCATCCTTAATATTCCAG GAACTTTTTGTAAAACTAAACAGGATGACCAGTATAGCCGCAGATATGTTTGTTGGCAGAGAGAGATTTACTACATTGCTATTTATGAGACTAACAGAAACTGTCATCCTGTGGCTTTCCGAAGATCAAAGCTTTTGGGATGATATTGAGGATGGGCCAAGGCCTTTGGGTCCTCTTGGCTTACAACAG TTCTATCTAGACATGAAGTTCGTCATATGCTTTGCTTCACAAGGTCGTTTCCTATCCCGAAATTTGCAACGCGTTATCAATGAGATCATATCTAAAGCAATGACAGCATTTTCTGCAACAGGCATGGATCCCTATAG TGAGCTCCCGGAAGATGAGTGGTTCGATGACATCTGCCATGAAGCAATGGAAAGATTGAGTGGAAAACCAAAGGCCATCAATGGAGATCGAGACCTTAACAGCCCAACGGCCTCGGTTTCAGCACAATCAATCTCATCAGTTAGATCTCATGGGAGTTCCTGA